In Urechidicola croceus, a single window of DNA contains:
- a CDS encoding single-stranded DNA-binding protein, translating to MSTIRNHVQLIGNVGQEPTITNLESGKKVARFSLATNEYYKDSKGEKQTDTNWHTVVAWGKTAEIVEKYVAKGKEVGITGKLKTRSYTTDDNEQRYVTEVVADEILLLGSKSDK from the coding sequence ATGAGTACTATTAGAAATCACGTACAGTTAATTGGAAACGTTGGACAAGAGCCAACCATTACGAACCTTGAAAGCGGTAAAAAAGTTGCCCGCTTCTCACTCGCTACGAACGAGTATTACAAAGACAGCAAAGGCGAAAAGCAAACGGACACTAACTGGCACACCGTAGTAGCTTGGGGCAAGACTGCTGAAATCGTAGAAAAGTATGTTGCTAAGGGCAAAGAAGTTGGCATAACGGGAAAACTTAAAACCCGAAGCTATACAACTGATGATAACGAACAACGCTATGTAACGGAAGTTGTAGCCGATGAAATCCTTTTACTTGGAAGCAAAAGCGACAAGTAA
- a CDS encoding DUF6876 family protein, with protein MKAQVNEIKERLQYFTGTEMFYQIPLLRTRFTDGLKYLSEVAECFWLITDTSVIAKSLMNRSEFVTIDFKRLPKEKQDYSGYEAEIIYSDGNDNILEKHGYRATDFPLDELRLFFVNDTLMLPSEY; from the coding sequence ATGAAAGCACAAGTTAACGAAATAAAAGAGCGATTGCAATATTTTACGGGAACAGAAATGTTCTATCAAATCCCATTATTGCGAACCCGTTTTACGGACGGATTGAAATATTTATCGGAAGTAGCAGAATGCTTTTGGCTTATTACGGACACGTCCGTAATTGCAAAAAGTCTGATGAACCGAAGCGAATTTGTAACCATCGATTTTAAAAGATTGCCCAAAGAAAAACAGGATTATTCAGGTTATGAAGCCGAGATAATTTACAGCGATGGCAACGACAATATTTTGGAAAAACACGGTTACAGGGCAACCGATTTTCCACTCGATGAACTGCGGTTATTTTTTGTAAATGATACGCTGATGTTACCGAGCGAATACTAA
- a CDS encoding BfmA/BtgA family mobilization protein, translating to MDSFITIRFKRKTAKRFQEFSKKHFKTHTEAMENILDFFLYNEISPKEKLGPTGRTIEAKLLKRINAVIAIMRDVEKTQTKPTVAMLQSLFVMDEPKKKPLILEKKYAEENKEVRFREIESARFTTKGRAKR from the coding sequence ATGGACTCATTCATCACTATCAGGTTCAAACGGAAAACCGCCAAAAGGTTTCAGGAATTTTCCAAGAAGCACTTCAAAACGCACACGGAAGCGATGGAAAACATCCTTGATTTTTTCCTCTACAACGAGATATCACCAAAGGAAAAATTGGGACCAACTGGACGTACCATAGAAGCTAAGTTACTCAAAAGAATCAATGCAGTTATCGCCATAATGCGAGACGTGGAAAAGACCCAAACCAAACCTACAGTCGCAATGTTGCAATCCCTTTTTGTAATGGACGAACCCAAAAAGAAACCGCTCATTTTGGAAAAAAAATATGCTGAGGAAAATAAAGAAGTACGCTTTCGCGAAATCGAGTCTGCGAGATTCACGACCAAAGGGAGAGCGAAGCGGTAA